The Zingiber officinale cultivar Zhangliang chromosome 2A, Zo_v1.1, whole genome shotgun sequence genomic sequence TCGATAGCAAGGTTGAATAGACGGAGTGCCCGATCGGCGACCTTGTCATTAAAGTCATCCAAGCGGGGATAGGCCCGCTTTATGAGATTTAACCTACTAGACTCGACCCCTTGATACGTCACTAGGGTCGATCGGGAAACTTCCAGTTCTGCCTTCAACGTCGTCAGCTCCTCATCTTTCGAGGCGAGCTCTCTATCTTTCGTCGCAAGCTGGGTCTTCAGGTGGTCTGCTCGGCCTTCAGTGTGACCTTAGTCTCCTTCAGGTTTTGAGCCAACACCCGAAAATCCTTATTTTTGATCTCCAATTCCTCGATGGTCCGGAGCTTCCTGGTGTTGGCTAAGTTAAGCTTGGACTTGAAGGAGCTAACCTGTTTATCTAGCCGAGCCAATTGTGTAGCTTGCTCGGCACCCCTACTCTTCTCTGCCTCCAACTGCTTGAAGCTCTTACTCTGATCAGCTCTTAATTGAGCCATCTCAACACTCATTTGCTCCAATTGCGCTTGAGAAGCCGCTTCCTGGCGCTCGGAGTGCACAACTATTTAACTTCTTGCTCCAAAAATGTGAGCCTTTGACACATGACCAAGTTCTCTACCCAATACTATGAGAAAGTAAAAGTTTATTAGGGTCGAACAGCTATAAATAGGAATATACAAGTAAaatacttaccccagtggacattTGGGTATGATTGTAGGCGAGCGCTCCTGGAGGCATGACCATCGCGTGGGCCCGTGCGTTGACATATATCTGTGCGAGCGGCTCCTGGATAATTATTTGGTTCTCCGGGGCTCGGGATTCAGCGTTGTCAGAGTTGCGCCACTTGTCCATAGGCAGATGAATGACTGCCATTATGTGGTGCCAACCACTCGGAGCGGACTGGGCTGAGGTTTCTCTGCTAAGTGATTGGGATGCCGACGTTGGTTGGATTCGAGACTTCTGAGCCTTCGACAGTGGAGGCGGCATGAAAGCAACCGACAATGCGAAGATTGTTTTTTGTGGCAGCCCGGATAAAGAAGGCGTCCGATCGGATAAAAGTGAAGTATGTGGGACTGCCGTCGCTTGTTTGGGCGCAGGTGTGGAGGTCTCGCCCCGATCAGATGGAAGGAATAGGCTGGTCCTGGTTGGAGTCTGCGTAGTGGAGGTGGCGAATCGGGCAGTAATCTCCACGCAACGCCTCTTCCGGATTATCAAAGGCTCCCTAGAAGAAGCCGACTCAGAGGCCGAGTCGCCCGACAGTGTTGGAGACCACTCTGACGAAAGTTCGATCGGCGAGCGCTCTTGTGCTCCATGGCCAGCTATCCGGCTTGCTCCCCCTTCACTCCCCTTTGTCGGCGCTCTTTCGCTCTCTCCGAGCAGATCTTCTTGCGAGCTGACCAACTGTGACCCTCGACTCTCCAACTCGGCTACGGTCGCCGCATTGATCTCTGCGTCCGCAAGTTTGGATTTGCCGGCCAGACATGCGCGCAAcataactcaagttgcaaaagaaagagagaaatcagttagattcaaaagttagactgagaaagagcatacctaggctggatggAAGCTTCATACGGATCGGACTCAAGCCAAATACatagaggacaccctccagcagCAACTTATGAATGTGATTTTTCTGTCCAACTAAGCTTGAGGCTGCTTAGATATTCCGCTCGACCTTTATACTTATCGAGCGATGGCAAATTCGCAATCTCTAGCTACCAGCCGGTCAAGAAATCTGGCCGCTCAGGAAACCGTACGAAGAAAAAgtagtccttccaatgcttattggaggacgacatcttatcgaagaagaccgagcccactcgggcttggaatagGAAGGTTCCTGACTTGGATAGTTTAGGATAATAGAAGTAGTGAAAGAGCCGAGGAGGTcaaaggaatgtcgtgcaggAGGAAATGGACAACGACCTCATACAACAACCTAAAagagttcgggactaattggtggaaagaaagaagaaagtatTTACAAACTACGAAAAAAATGGGTGGACCGGAAAACACAGACCGGTAGTGAATTGATCTCTAAAAAAGTATAAACAACTAGGCGGTGTTTCACTCGGCCGATCAAAAGAAGAAGGGAGAATAATTTCATAGCCAGGGGAAGCTCATAAGCAGCTTGTAAACCCTCAGCATCGCTCCAGTCGAACCTAGACTCGATGGAAGTATACCATAGTCCAAGGACAGGGGCAAGGGGTCACGAGGTACTTGCCATCAAAAACTAAGAAATCGAAGAGAAATGAAAGGATTCGATTGAAAGGAAGAGGGAGCTTACAAGGAAGATCGTTGGAAAGGAAGAAGGACGCAACGTCGCCGGGAAACTCGAAGATGAAGACGTGAAGTGAGGAAGACGGCGACGCacacgaggtttataaaccttgcGGCCGATCGACCTTAGCCGTCTGATCCAGAGTTACGGAAACTTAGAAGCAGATCCAATCGTTGAATTTGAAAAGGCGCACGTCGCGCCGCGAGCGGATATCCGCCTGTCACATCAAGCGTGCGGCGGCAGTGCGAGGCACGTGCCCTTAAGTCACCGGATAGCATTTAATGAACTTGATTATAAAGGTATGGTCGCGTGCTCGGCCATAATTATCAGGGATTTGTATAATTTTCGAGAAATTTAGATGACGTCAGGCAAGATCGTGCCCACCCAAGGACACACAAGGAAAGGAAGTTTAGTCGCCAAGTGCTGCTACCTATCGTTCCGATCGGCATAGGGGACGGGGTTAGTACTGTCTATCGTCCCGATTGGCAAAGAGGACGGGTCACAGGGCCGAACGTCCTAGGCACCATCTACCCCAATCACGACCCAGAGATCTACAAGCACATGGCAAATGAAGCCGAATGACTTTGTCTTATACGTCGATAAGCAATTAAGGACCGAGCACTGTCCGATCGGACATGGACATCACCTAAGGCCCCacctgtccagtcagtcgggctTGCAGTCtcttttgactagacttgaggggagacttgtgatgcggcGATAAAGAGGAGCCTACCTGGCACAGGTCAATTGCCATAttgtaggtcaaagtcaaggcgatcaACTCCATGACTTAAGCCAAGCCGACCTAAGCGGGAACTGGCTACAGTAGTCGATCAGAGGAACCATTGTCtgatctgtaggatcgaaaagaatttagatatctccacatttgcatgatattgtccactttgggcctaagccctcatggttttgctcttgggctctccccaaaaggcctcatgccaatggagatatctttctcttataaacccatgatcttttccatgtgttttcaatgtgggactatgtttgcaaccttgcaacccaacaatccccccctcaaacaaaggaccatgggcttctcacgtccgatcctcgacccaccagatcttcctgcccctcggtctacctgacctactaggacttccttgcctagctgcaactaggactttctgcccctcggtccacccgacctactaggacttcctgcttggtgtctggtcctcttgatccgaacataggagcccccactttctttgttcgaggtcaatattgtactcacatggtttaatcagaccatagctcttgtgcattagatatctccacaatagcatgatattgtccactttgggcctaagccctcatggctttgctcttgggctctccccaaaaggcctcataccaatggagatatctttctcttataaacccatgatcttttccatgtgttttcaatgtgggactatgtttgcaaccttgcaacccaacatgATCGACCGTCTGGATGAATCAGTATCCGGTCAGCCCGGTCGGTAGGAGAGTGTGCCGAGCGGGTCACCCGTACGGCTCAGGGTATGGTGTTGGCATtgtacatattaataatgaaccgataaaataataaaagaggaaaagacaaatacttaataaaaagaaaagaaaacaaaagagaatacTCCATCTAGCATTGAATGCGAAGAAGTGAAAATAAAGATGTCTTCTGTcgataattaatattattaaatagGAGAAGATGGAGGGTCACTAAGAAATGTATAAAAGATTATGCTAGGTATGAAGAAATGCAAGATTCATCtctatttctattatttttaatttctcttCCTACTAttgtttctaacttgagcgtaGGAGGACCAACGTAaaggaccccttccctagtttgCCGCCACACCCCCAACTTTCCAGTTTCACGGTTCCAGACATGATCATTTTGCCAACACCATGGACACTTTttcttatttgatttattttacaaaaaaaaatgagaTCTTCATCTAGTCAATTGAGTGTCACATTCTCAACTTTCCAACTTCACACTTTTCAGATAAGATTAGCCTccatattttctttataaaaaaataataaattttgagGAATTTTATGCCGCAACAGTAAGATAGCGGAAATAATTAGTTTATATCAGTTGAAAATTGACTCCAGATAGCTGTGACAACCATCGGTGCTAATCCACAGGGCTATAAATCTATCTCCACGCGGCGCCGCGTGATGCCGCATGAAGTCCGCAACCAACACGATGAATTGAAGACGGTGCAATAATAGCGTTTGGCGGAGAAGAGGAGACAGGTGTCCACAACTAATAATGAACGTGATCGAGAAGCACTTGTATCGGTGGAAGGCCATCGGGTGGGCTGAGCGGCCcattaataatttcttttataaaAAGAAAGCGTAGCTCTTGGAAGACCCGGCCCATTTAAAGGATTGCCTTTATCACATTGCCCAATCCATCGGCTAAGTCCTCTTCGCCTCGCGTTCTGGTCGTCTCATTTTCCCCGCGGCGCGTTTCTGAGGGCGTCCGTAAGGAATTGAAGGTATCCTCCTCGTTCCTTTCGATCTCGTGGTTCTTCCCCAATATCGATTTTGAAACAATCATTTATTGTCACCACAATAGTTCCTTTTGATAGATCGATTCAGTTTATCCTTtccttttggtttttttttttctttttctaggaaattgatttttatagAAATTAGACAGGATTGTGATCTGAACTTGTATGCCCTAGTGCCCTATGAGCTGGGGCGGTGACTTAATTTTTCTGCAACCGTAGATTAGGGGATTTTGCGGTTTGGGGCAATATTAAACAGAAGGGGAAATAAACAAGTTACATAGGGATCAATTGTTTGAGATAGAGATTTTGGAGCCCGTGACTCTATTTTAATTCCATTATGGATTGTATCGAGTTACTTCTAATTGTGTCCCCTTGTTTTAATTTTGTACTGATGGTGCTCGCATGCTAGTCTTCTGCAGAGTTTCCAATCGCATCATGTCTCTAACAGGGGCAATTGCGCCTACTCTGGCGACTGCAGTTAAAAACTTTCAAGGTACAACCACACTAACATGAGCATATGATGATTTTGTGATAAGCATGATTGTCTATTTTCAGAGTGATATAATATTTTGATTTTGCCCATGGATCTtggttttttttaataaattgtaaAGTAAATGGAAAACTGTTGATGTCATAAACTAGTTGTTTTTGATATTTGTGAGGTATTTAAAACATTAAGGTAGGAGAAATTTGTGAATACATGTTTTAAAGAATATATAGGTCTGAGAAGAATGCTGAGGTTTAAATTGTAGAGGTGTTACAGTTGGTTCACAACCAATTAAAGTACCAGATTCAATAATTAGGCTTGGATCATAATAACAGTATATAGCTGAATGAGTACAAGTTAGGCCAAGATGGAAGCTTATTGGGGCTTATGTAACTTGTCCAAGGTGATAGCAGTTTGGCTTAGGCACTTTGTGAGATCATGAATTTGGCCAAGTTGAATGTAGTCTTGGGACCGAGGCGATGTAGCTTCAAGGTTCCACTTTGCTGGCAAAGACTGCGTGCATGGTTGCAACCCGATGCCTTTATAGCAAGTAGTGGAAGTGTCTCATATCAAGAGGAAATGGAAGTATAGCAGGAActatgaaaattttaataacataGAAAAGAATCTAAGGGAAGGCTTGGTGGTATACTCTCTAATTGTTTTTAGCAAAACATATACAATGGAATGTCTCTCAAATTTACCAGTTGACCCACTAACCAGTCATCTGAAAATTTTTCAGTCCAATTTTTATGAGTATGATGCCATCGAAGCTTCTAGGTAGTTATAAAATGAGGATTCTgtgttttttacaattttatgacaTGTCTTAGCATTGCTCTATTTGTTTGCCCTAATTTTTTGCTCTGTGCATGAGTTTTCTGATCATATATAGTGAAATGCTATATCTCGATGCAGGGATAGGAGAATCAAGATGGATCCACCTGCAAGGTTCTCCTCTCTTGATGCCAAGAACCACCAAATGCCATCCATTAAGACAAACATTGGATGCTCGGCAACTTGGCTCTGCTGCAGTGATTTGTGCTGCTGCCTTGGTATGTCTATTTAACTCTATTCTGAAAAATTTCTACTGTGCTATAAGGTTTGTTTGCCTGCATGCCATTGGAATGTTGAAAGATAGAAGCCTTAGGACATTAGTTAGGTACTGTTTCTTCTGTGTTTCCCGAACTTCTGATATTTCTTCTAGTACGAATCAGATTTTGATCTAACGTCAAGTCAGTAAATGGTTAAGTTTTGCCACAGATCTTGTTTGCTGAGTTCTCTTTTAAGCCACACGATCAGTGATCTGTGGTTGCTTTGTCCAGAGCACAGGCACAACTAATGGCCTACATGAATACAAACTGATGTGATGTTTGCTAAATCAGCTtcctaaaactctcttttatctTCGTCAGAGTGTCGACACAGATAATCTTTGCAGACATTTGATATTTCTATTGATCACGCGTACAAATTGACAAATAGTAATGCTGGGCACTTATCCATATCCACAACAAATATTAACATCCAAATCTAAGTTACACAGACATTTTCCTTCATTATGTTCTACCTGTGTCTCACTTGCAGAATGCAAGATGTGCAGCGGAGCAAACGCAGACAGTTACGCGCCAATCGTCCACGATAACAATTGCTCCTGTCCAAGGTAACCAACAAAGCTCTAAAGCCAAAATCTTCAAATCATGCCAAGTCAATAACAGTTTGTTTCATGGTTAAAACACCTTATCTTATTCTTTTAGGAAAGGAGAAATCACCAGAGCTTGACGATGGAGGAACAGGCTTCCCTCCTCGTGATGACGATGGTGGTGGGGGTGGGGGTGGAGGAGGGGGCGGCCACTGGGCTGGtggtttcttcttctttggcttgctcGCTTTCTTAGGGCTAATGAAGGATCAAGAAGACGAGGGGTCCTACGGCAAACAAAAAGCAAGATACTGATCCTCGCCCATGTTTTAGTTTATTAAATACATAACCAGTTTGTTCTCCAACATCAAGATTTGTTTGTTTGCATGAATTCACCGTATGGACAACTTGTTTCCTTAACATCAACGCCCGACTAGATAAATATAATCAGGTTAAAGATCTAATAGAATTTCCTTACTTATAAATCACTAGTAAAGATCTAATAGAATTTCCTTATAAATCACTAGTAAGATGAAAACAAATGTGTATATCTAATCTCTTGTTTAATAGGAAATCATTTTCCAAATTTTTATgacaattttttttctaaatttataaattaattatgaagttaagtttaaaaatatttttatattaatttgtaTAAATCAAATAGCTAAATCATTATAAGCGTCTTTATTTTTGAACCAGAGAAATTTATGTAaggttgtaaattttttttttggataataagaaaagaatgataaaaattttataaatatgatttgaaaataaaaagaagtTGAAATTATAATAAACtttaaattgaaattattttcgATATGAAAAGAAAAACTAATATTAATGTAACTTTAATTAAATAAGATTTATTTATCatactaaatttattttaatatttaataaactccatatcataaaattttaattttttaaaatctaaaattatgttaatttatttttaaaacatttgtAGTAATGACAATATAAAATAGATATTCTTTTAAAGTCaacttaatttctaaaattctcaaaacaaccaaataatcaaaattttaacttacttattGATAGAAATAAGTActgttaaaaaaattcaaatacataacatccaaaaaaaaaaaaactttatcatTTACtttacataaaaaataaaaaataaacttgtAAATTGAAATgaaataggaaagatatcaaattattGTTCCACTTGGGATTAAGGCATCTTTTATTATAGTGACAATGCCACTTTTGATAAAGTATCCATGGGCCTCCCTGGATGCTTCTTGCACATTTTCAGTATTAATGATCTACAATAACAAATTCATAAAAAAAGGTtacaattttttatattttatattttaaagggAATCATAAGTCATAATTGTTGAAGGATGAATGAATTTAACAGCACCTTAACATTCTCTCCCATTCGAACATTCTTATCAATGATGGCTTTTCTAATGTGAGAATCTCTTCCAATTCCGATTGGAAAACTACCTTTCGCAGCTAATATAATCTTGTCAGCTTCTGTCTGTATATAAGAAAACGATGAATTACATTCACAGACAATGTTTTATGAATT encodes the following:
- the LOC122043172 gene encoding protein YELLOW LEAF 1, choloroplastic-like, with product MSLTGAIAPTLATAVKNFQGIGESRWIHLQGSPLLMPRTTKCHPLRQTLDARQLGSAAVICAAALNARCAAEQTQTVTRQSSTITIAPVQGKEKSPELDDGGTGFPPRDDDGGGGGGGGGGGHWAGGFFFFGLLAFLGLMKDQEDEGSYGKQKARY